Proteins encoded by one window of Vigna radiata var. radiata cultivar VC1973A chromosome 5, Vradiata_ver6, whole genome shotgun sequence:
- the LOC106762741 gene encoding uncharacterized protein LOC106762741, with the protein MAKHSVAMAKKRWPIILAAFLSVSTVTVLLMRATNSDSCNVSSFNLAQDKQIRSSVQVGNAASSPLNFMKSKLVLMVSHELSLSGGPLLMMELAFLLRGVGSEVVWITNRKPAEPDEVVYSLENKLLDRGVQVFSAKGEKAIDTALKADIVILNTAVAGKWLDAVLREKVARVLPKVLWWIHEMRGHYFDMEYVKHLPFVAGAMIDSHTTAEYWKNRTKEGLKLNMPETFVVHLGNSKELMEVAEDSVAKRVLREHVRESLGVRNDDLLFAIINSVSRGKGQDLFLKAFYESLQLIQEKKLQLPSLHAVVVGSDFSAQTKYEMQLRKFVIENKIQDRVHFVNKTLAVAPYLASIDVLVQNSQGRGECFGRITIEAMAFRLPVLGTAAGGTMEIVVNGTTGLLHPAGKDGVTPLAKNIVKLATHVEKRLTMGKKGYERVKERFMEHHMSQRIALVLKEVLRKSRQ; encoded by the exons ATGGCGAAGCATTCCGTGGCAATGGCGAAGAAGCGGTGGCCGATAATTTTGGCAGCATTTTTGTCCGTGTCGACTGTGACAGTGCTCTTAATGAGAGCTACCAACTCCGATTCCTGCAACGTTAGTAGTTTTAATCTTGCACAGGATAAACAGATTCGTTCATCCGTCCAAGTCGGAAATGCAGCTTCGAGTCCTCTAAATTTCATGAAGTCGAAGCTAGTTCTCATGGTATCACATGAGCTATCTCTTTCAG GCGGGCCTTTATTGATGATGGAGTTGGCGTTTCTGTTGAGAGGCGTTGGTTCTGAAGTTGTTTGGATCACCAACCGTAAACCGGCGGAACCTGATGAGGTCGTTTACAGTTTGgaaaataaattgttggacAGAGGAGTGCAG GTCTTCTCTGCCAAAGGTGAAAAGGCTATAGATACAGCTCTTAAAGCAGATATAGTCATTCTAAACACGGCTGTAGCTGGGAAGTGGCTGGATGCCGTTCTCAGGGAAAAAGTTGCACGTGTGCTTCCAAAGGTTTTATGGTGGATTCATGAAATGCGAGGGCATTATTTCGACATGGAATATGTTAAGCACCTCCCTTTTGTTGCAGGTGCCATGATTGATTCACATACAACTGCAGAATACTGGAAGAATAGGACTAAGGAGGGTTTAAA GCTTAACATGCCTGAAACCTTTGTTGTACATCTTGGAAATAGCAAGGAGCTTATGGAAGTTGCAGAAGATAGTGTAGCAAAGAGGGTTCTACGTGAGCATGTTCGTGAATCTCTTGGAGTGAGAAATGATGATCTACTTTTTGCCATCATAAATA GTGTTTCTCGTGGTAAAGGGCAGGATCTATTTCTTAAAGCCTTTTATGAAAGTTTGCAACTCATCCAGGAGAAGAAACTCCAGTTGCCATCTTTGCATGCTGTAGTAGTGGGGAGTGATTTTAGTGCTCAGACAAAGTATGAAATGCAACTGCGCAAATTTGTTATTGAGAACAAGATTCAGGACCGTGTTCACTTTGTGAACAAAACCTTGGCTGTGGCTCCTTACCTGGCTTCTATTGATGTTCTTGTTCAGAATTCTCAG GGACGGGGAGAATGTTTTGGAAGGATAACCATTGAAGCAATGGCATTTCGCCTGCCTGTACTG GGAACTGCAGCTGGAGGCACGATGGAGATTGTGGTGAATGGGACAACCGGTTTGCTGCATCCTGCTGGAAAAGACGGCGTGACACCTCTGGCAAAGAACATTGTGAAATTGGCAACTCATGTTGAGAAGAGGCTGACCATGGGAAAGAAAGGATATGAGAGGGTGAAAGAGAGGTTTATGGAGCACCATATGTCACAGAGAATTGCATTGGTTCTGAAGGAAGTTTTACGGAAGTCTAGGCAATAG